The following is a genomic window from Lysinibacillus sp. G4S2.
TGCTTTAAAAGCATGGGATACACTTGAGCAACAATTCAACGCTGAGGAAATTTTCGAAGCGGAAGTGAAAGATATTGTTAAAGGTGGTCTTGTCGTCGATTTAGGAGTACGTGGCTTCGTTCCAGCATCCCTTGTAGAAGATTACTTTGTTGATGATTTCGAAGACTATAAAGGCAAATCTCTTAGCTTTAAAATTGTTGAGCTTGATAAAGAAAAAAACCGTTTAATTTTATCACATCGTGCTGTAGTGGAAGCTGTAAAAGCTTCTCAAAAGAAAGATGTTATTAACCAAATTAAAACTGGCGATGTGTTAGATGGTAAAGTACAACGTATCGCATCATTTGGTGCATTCATCGATCTTGGTGGTATTGATGGCCTTGTGCATATTTCACAAGTGTCTCATGAGCATGTGAGTGATGTGAGCGAGGTTTTATCAGAAGGACAAGAAGTTAAGGTAAAGGTTCTTTCTGTAGACCCAGAAAATGAGCGTATTTCGTTATCTATTAAGGATACGATTCCTGGCCCTTGGTCGAACATCGAAGAGCGTGCTGCTATAGGTACAATATTAGATGGGAAAGTAAAACGACTTACTTCATTTGGAGCATTTGTGGAAGTTTTCCCAGGTGTAGAAGGTTTAGTGCATATTTCTCAAATCGCGCATAAGCATATTAACACGCCACACGAAGCTTTGAAAGAAGGACAAGAAGTACAGGTAAAAGTGCTTGATGTAAATGCTGGAGATGGCCGTTTAGCACTAAGCATTAAAGATTTACTTGAAAATCCTGAGGCTGAGGAAGTAATCGACTATAAATTACCAGAAGAAAACACAGGCTTCTCTTTTGGTGATGTCATTGGCGATAAACTAAAAAACTTTAAATAAACTTGACAAGTGAGGATACAGTTTGTGTCCTTGCTTTTTTTATGGAGGAAGCGGATAGAAGAGGCGAAAATGACGAAAAAAATTAAAAAGAGATGGATAGAACAGTACATAGCGCGCTCTATTGTGGATATGATATGATATAATGGCATTTTTCGTGTATAATAGCGAAAGACAAGAAGTTGGAAGGATGAAGTACAGATGACGAAACCAGTAGTAGCCATCGTAGGTCGTCCGAACGTAGGTAAGTCGACGATTTTTAATCGTATCGTTGGAGAACGTGTATCAATTGTGGAAGATATTCCAGGGGTAACACGCGACCGTATTTATAGTTCGGCAGAGTGGTTAACACATGACTTTAATATTATTGATACAGGTGGTATCGAGATTGGGGACGAGCCGTTTTTAGAGCAGATTCGTCAACAAGCAGAAATCGCCATTGATGAAGCAGATGTT
Proteins encoded in this region:
- the rpsA gene encoding 30S ribosomal protein S1, translated to MSEEMNYAEQTFNEGDIVKGIAEQVDEKAVTVSIPGAPFDGIIPISELSSLHIEKASDLISVGDELELMITKVEDENYVLSKRKVDALKAWDTLEQQFNAEEIFEAEVKDIVKGGLVVDLGVRGFVPASLVEDYFVDDFEDYKGKSLSFKIVELDKEKNRLILSHRAVVEAVKASQKKDVINQIKTGDVLDGKVQRIASFGAFIDLGGIDGLVHISQVSHEHVSDVSEVLSEGQEVKVKVLSVDPENERISLSIKDTIPGPWSNIEERAAIGTILDGKVKRLTSFGAFVEVFPGVEGLVHISQIAHKHINTPHEALKEGQEVQVKVLDVNAGDGRLALSIKDLLENPEAEEVIDYKLPEENTGFSFGDVIGDKLKNFK